CAAAGATAGCACTTTCCTGACTGCGTAATGAGGAATGGGAACCCGGAGCAGAGACTCGTGGATGAGAAGTTGACCTCGTCGAACACGACCTGGCCGAGCATGCGGCGGCCGCAGAGCATGCTGGGCGCCAACGAGTCAAACTTGGCACCGGTGCCGCGGCGGGTGATGATCATGCCGCCAAGCGCCATGATGAACTCCGGcgtctctctgccctggCGCATCTTGACGACTTTGCCGCCGAGAGAGCGAGCCTCACGGTTGATAAACAGAGCAGCATCTTCCATGGTAGCTTCCGGTACTTCATCGCCGGCCCAGAAGTACACCTCCGTTTCCTTCCTGCCGGCCTCGTTGGTGAAGACGTTGGCGCAGATATACATTTCCCGTTCAAACAGGATGCGCTCATTATGCGCCGGGACGGGGATTTTCTTGCCATCGCCCGTGATCTGGAAGAGTCTTGCGCCCTGGCTTTGGATATCGCGGACACGGGGCTTGTTCATCAATACCTCGGCAGTGTCAAGACGGTATTCTCTTTGCGGTCGCTGTGTGCCAAAGAAGTCGtccagcaaggccgagacTTCCGAGCTCGACTTGGTCGGGGATCGGACGGGCGAAGCGACAGGCGTAGGGGACGAAGGTTTCGGCGGGATTGGCAAAGGCCTGGCAGAGCCCCTTGAAGGAGGGGTGCTGGACCTTTGGACCGGGGACGCAGGGTTGTCAAATCGCGACCGTATCTCAAGAGGTGGTGACTGAACGACAGAACCACCAAACATCGCCGCAGCATTCCTGACGGATACCACTGGCTCGCTATCGACCTTGTCGTTCGACTTCTGAGGTGAGCTGGGCCTTGACAAGGGCCGTCCGAAAGTTCTGAGAGGCGCCACATGTGGGCTGTCCGCTTGATCATTGGACGGCGACCGTACAGGAGACCGGATAGGCGACCTAGGTGTAGGTTCGGGCAAGGGTCGTCCAAAGGTCCTGGCAGGAGGGGAAGATTCATCCACGCTATCAGAAAACGACTTCTTTGCAGGGCTTGACGTCGGTTCAGGCAGGGGGCGCCCGAAGGTCTTGACAGGAGAGACTTCCTCAGTCTTCTGTGGTGGGGGACTGAAGGACTTCTCAAAAACCGGCTTAGGCTTGATGCTGGGCATTGTAGCCGAGCTTTGTCTCTTGAGCTCATCGTCCCTCGTCGGGCTCTCCGTCTTAGGTTCTTCTCTCTTCGGGCTATCCGCCTTTGGTTCCTCTCTCTTTGGGCTATCCGCCCTTGGCTCCTCTCTCTTCGGGCTATCCATCTTCAAGCTCTCCCTCTTGGGGCTCTCTGGCTTGGGCGTCTCTTGGTTCTTTTCTTCAAAGAACATGGACACTCTCTTCATGTCCAGCTTTTTGGGTGAACTGGGCTGAGAAGCGGGCTCGTtgggcttctcctcgagTTGTTTTATCGGAGAGGATTGGAGCTTCATCGTAGGAGACCGAGATCTGCGCTTTGGAACgggctcttcttctttggcgGGGAAAATGGGCTTCTCGACCGGAGCCTCAGCAGGCTTTCCGAAGGACTTGAGAGGCGCTGGCCTGTTCTTGGCAGCTGCCTGGGCAGCTATCTGGGCCTGGATGGACGTCGGAGCTTCCCGCTGGGGGCTCTTTGGTTCCTCGGCGACAACAGGTGGCTCTTCCTTCACAGGTGAGGCCACTACTGGGCTAGGCTTGGGCTCGTTTGCCGGCTCTGGGGCGGGAGCGGCGTTGGACAGGCCCTTGGACGATGGGGCCTTTCTCTTCGGGCCGCGAGCACGGCCCTTGGTCATGTGCGTCAGTTGTGGTCCCGGGGCCGTGGGCTCGGTGGTTGCACCGCCGGATTCCTCCGACTTTTCGGCCTCACGTCCTCCGGTAGAAGCCATAGGGGGAGGGCCACGAGCCAGGATTCCCGCAAGCGCAGGGTTGAACCGACCAGCCAAGCCACCAGCAGCGGCACGTCCTTGGAGCCGGGCAGGAGCGTTGGTCTCTTTCTGAAGAGTTGGCGTCGTAGGCCTCGGCTCTGTCGGAGACTGAACGTCAGGTGATTTGTTTGTCGGGGACTTGATCGACGGGGAGCGAAGCGAGGGGATGGACTCGCTCGGCTCGTCCTTGGTCACAAGCTTTGATCGTTCGCTGACAGATTTGCGGTGTTCAATGGCGGAAGGCGATGTCGCTTCTGATCTGCCCGAGATTGACTTGCTCAGGGCATGTCTCTTCAACAGGGCCTCGGGTACGGGGTTTTCCGAAGCATTGGACTTGGCCCGAGTTACGCCTTTGCCTTGGGACTGAGCAGCTTTAAAgtcttcctttttcttcATTATCGCCTCCTTGAACTCATCTTTGAGATCACTCGGCTTTGGGCCACCCGTAATGTTCAGGGATGCTTTGCCACGGGAGATGTTCGATTTGAGTTCATCCGGCGCAACGTAGTTTTGCGTCTTTGTCCGGCGCAGATTGCCGAAGACGCTCTGCAACTCATTGGCTGGGTCCTTGGAAGACGCAGCATCTCCGGAGACGTTTCGAGATTTGAGGCCAGCTCTGAAATCCTTCTTTGGAGGTGTTTCGGGCTTGACCTTGGTCACGGCCGGAGTGTCACTGACAGTTGGTCGTTTCGGGATTTCCACGGGAGCGGGCGTTTCTTCCGGCTTCTCCTCACTCGTTGGGCTCTTGATGGTGCTGCCGCGGAAACTCGggctgctgatgctgccgccTGTCTTGTGAGTCTTTACTGGTGCGTAGATGCCCTTGAGCCCACCGACGGACGGCTTCGCTTCTTGGCCGCCCATGGGCGACGACCGCATGAGCCCACCGATGTTGACTTCATGCTTGTTGGATGCCACGGAGCCAGTTCGACCAAGATCAGCACTGGGATTGGCAGCCTTGTgcgccttggccttgttgAGCTCAACCATCCAGGCTGGCTGGTTAGCCGTTGGTGGAGGCTTGGGCTTCGGTGCCTCAGGTTTGTTCAACGCTGTTTCCAACCAGCTCGCCTTCGTAGGGCTCCACCTCCTAGTGTCCATGGTCTTTGAAGGgctggatggcggcgtcaccttttcctcttcttcgtctcgggTGTCGGGCTTGGCTTCTGACGTCGGCGGGGCTGTGGCGGGGGCCTTGGGCGTggtctcggtctcgtccTGGAATTCCTGGTTGCTGTGGCGCGAAGTAGGGCGGGAGGAAGGGCGAGAGGATGGTCGGGACGCGGGACGAGAAAGAGAGCGAGAGTGGGACGAGCCGGTGGGCGTAGCTGCGCCGTCGCGCATGAACATGCTCTGGGGACGGGACCTAGGCTCGCCGACCCGGCTCGTGGTAGCCGAATCAGCGCGTACGAGCCCCGGGGGCGACGTCACGCTCCATCTCTTGACACTGTCTGACCTCTTCATCATGGCACTCTGGACGAAGCCGCCCATACCCTTGGTAGGCGAGACGGGTCTCGTGGGGGACGCGCGACCTGAGCCCGAGGACAAGACTGACATGCGGCGCTGTGCGACTGTGTCGTTCTCGGATGAAATTTCAGCCGGAGGGTCAAGCCTCTGGGCACTGGACAGCGAGAGTGGGGAACCGAGCCTGTTTTCCTTGGTCGGACTGGAAAGTTCGGGCGGCAGGTCCGTTGAGGAGCTGCGGCTCAAGCCAGGAAGCTGGTGCGCGCGCATGGAGGACATGTCGGTGGTGTCGGTATCCTCGACCTGGGTCTTGCGATTGGCAGCGGAGCCAACGCTTGCACGATCGGGGGTCTGACGGAACCAAGCAGGGTCTTTGGAGCCCAGTGCCTGGGAGATCTGGTCCCTAGAGAAGTTCTGTtcggtggcggaggaggggtcGGACGTGGGGTTCGGCGAGGTCCTGGCCGCATTCTCCGCGGCGACAACGGACAAGGGACGGCTCTTGGATCGATCGGAATGCTGCGAGTTGGGGCGTCTCTGCCACGACAGCGGGCGGGCTCCctgcacgccgccgccggttggAGACGTCATGCTGAATGGCTtgttgtcggcgtcgaggggggAATCGTTCTCCTTGGTGGGGGAGGTCGACAAGCTCTCCATGGCGTCGGGGGCCGGTGTTGCGCGTGAGCGAGAGTGGGGACGAGGGCTGCCGGTTTGTTCGAGGCCAGGAGAGGACAGTCTCAGGTCATCGGAAAGTTGCGCGGTGCTGTTGCCTCGAGACGAAGGTGGTGGGGTATTGGCCGGAGATGATTTCTGAGGGGAAATGGATCGAGCGCGTTCTGTCAATGTCGTCAGAAGGGATGACGAGGGGGGAAGGAAACCAGCAGGATGGAGAAGGGAAAACGGAGGGAAAAGATCTTGCTGTAAAGCACAAAAAGGCGTGTGCAAGGAGACGAGGGGAGGGACAATGGCAAAATTGCAGAAAGTTGTGTGCTGCCGGGTTTCTGACAGCACCAGGCGGATGGGAAAACACGAGACGAGAAAGAGGCCGTGTGTATGTGGTTTGTGGTCATTTGGGAGAGTGAGCGTCaaggcgtcgagggcgtcgctCGCGTCTCGCCCGGTGTGGTGGCCGTTCCATCCATCAGTAGCTCGCTCAGGCTTCCGCTTCCTGGTCCTTCAGGGCAACCTGAACCTGTACATGGCACGGCacggcatggcatggcacGGCACGGGCACCCCCAGCACGAGCAGATGGATGAATGAGCACGACAACGATACCGAGCAGCAGTATCTGTACCCTAAGCgggtgggggaggaagagaaaagcaAGCTTACAAAAAGGgcagagacagacagatagATAGATAGACAGATAGATGCAGGGCGAGGCAACAGAACAGAGCTGAGCAGCAgtgagggaaggggaagggagagatGTGATGtgag
The genomic region above belongs to Colletotrichum higginsianum IMI 349063 chromosome 2, whole genome shotgun sequence and contains:
- a CDS encoding Gelsolin; this encodes MSEQAMDDVSKFLQDVKEMNARRTEEDDARQRELDEKIQQEKRERQARRAERARSISPQKSSPANTPPPSSRGNSTAQLSDDLRLSSPGLEQTGSPRPHSRSRATPAPDAMESLSTSPTKENDSPLDADNKPFSMTSPTGGGVQGARPLSWQRRPNSQHSDRSKSRPLSVVAAENAARTSPNPTSDPSSATEQNFSRDQISQALGSKDPAWFRQTPDRASVGSAANRKTQVEDTDTTDMSSMRAHQLPGLSRSSSTDLPPELSSPTKENRLGSPLSLSSAQRLDPPAEISSENDTVAQRRMSVLSSGSGRASPTRPVSPTKGMGGFVQSAMMKRSDSVKRWSVTSPPGLVRADSATTSRVGEPRSRPQSMFMRDGAATPTGSSHSRSLSRPASRPSSRPSSRPTSRHSNQEFQDETETTPKAPATAPPTSEAKPDTRDEEEEKVTPPSSPSKTMDTRRWSPTKASWLETALNKPEAPKPKPPPTANQPAWMVELNKAKAHKAANPSADLGRTGSVASNKHEVNIGGLMRSSPMGGQEAKPSVGGLKGIYAPVKTHKTGGSISSPSFRGSTIKSPTSEEKPEETPAPVEIPKRPTVSDTPAVTKVKPETPPKKDFRAGLKSRNVSGDAASSKDPANELQSVFGNLRRTKTQNYVAPDELKSNISRGKASLNITGGPKPSDLKDEFKEAIMKKKEDFKAAQSQGKGVTRAKSNASENPVPEALLKRHALSKSISGRSEATSPSAIEHRKSVSERSKLVTKDEPSESIPSLRSPSIKSPTNKSPDVQSPTEPRPTTPTLQKETNAPARLQGRAAAGGLAGRFNPALAGILARGPPPMASTGGREAEKSEESGGATTEPTAPGPQLTHMTKGRARGPKRKAPSSKGLSNAAPAPEPANEPKPSPVVASPVKEEPPVVAEEPKSPQREAPTSIQAQIAAQAAAKNRPAPLKSFGKPAEAPVEKPIFPAKEEEPVPKRRSRSPTMKLQSSPIKQLEEKPNEPASQPSSPKKLDMKRVSMFFEEKNQETPKPESPKRESLKMDSPKREEPRADSPKREEPKADSPKREEPKTESPTRDDELKRQSSATMPSIKPKPVFEKSFSPPPQKTEEVSPVKTFGRPLPEPTSSPAKKSFSDSVDESSPPARTFGRPLPEPTPRSPIRSPVRSPSNDQADSPHVAPLRTFGRPLSRPSSPQKSNDKVDSEPVVSVRNAAAMFGGSVVQSPPLEIRSRFDNPASPVQRSSTPPSRGSARPLPIPPKPSSPTPVASPVRSPTKSSSEVSALLDDFFGTQRPQREYRLDTAEVLMNKPRVRDIQSQGARLFQITGDGKKIPVPAHNERILFEREMYICANVFTNEAGRKETEVYFWAGDEVPEATMEDAALFINREARSLGGKVVKMRQGRETPEFIMALGGMIITRRGTGAKFDSLAPSMLCGRRMLGQVVFDEVNFSSTSLCSGFPFLITQSGKCYLWKGKGSDVDELSCARLIGMDLSLMGELLEIEDGSEPDSFWAIFNDGTKPHSADHWRLKSNYDKYCQRLFRSDASAAQQVYEISPFTQADLDPSGIYVLDAFFEMYIIVGRTAQSQYGSFRNALDFAQEYAILASGMEDRPFIPISTVVLEGIPKDLKSVFRKWRDEASPTIMPQKTSGLKRGRSLRVVPLTHALQAMSE